Within Aspergillus oryzae RIB40 DNA, chromosome 2, the genomic segment CAGAAGCTAGGTTTAGATCCATTATCctggaatgatgaagataggCAAGGGTCCAGATGGCTGAGAAACGCGGCACGCGAGTTGCCACTTTATCCTCTTTGGGTAATATGTTGATCCGCCGGCCGCAACATTCATGATGAGGACATAAACACGAGAAAATATGGCGAAATTCTGGATGGCAGATAAATATATAAGTTAAAACTAAGAGGATAAGAGACTAGTCTTTAGCAGAAATCAAGAACAGAGCAACAAGTTCATCATTCGCTTGACTCTACGGGAGAATCAACGTGAAAAAGCGGATGTTGGTTTGATGTCCGTCACACATTCTAGACCCGCAGCAGCATGTCGCCTGCCGTATGGAGTATTCTGAGTGACAGCGCACTTCTTCTTTCAATTCGATCGTAATTTGGCAAACTGGGTAAAACAAGATATCCGGAACTCTACATGAACCTTGTACAGGCTAACACCAAATTAGAATACATCATAAGGAAGGTGCACGCTATATAAAAATCTCCGACCTCATCTCACGAGGCAGAAGGAAAGCCAAATTCTATTTGATAGCGTGATGAAAGAACGAGTCAGATTTGTGGTGTGAGATCAGGCGGGGCTCTTTCGGTTTTTTCTTGCCTGCGTTGCCGGGGGCGCATTTATTTGGTTGGTACAGTAAACAAAAGGAGCCCGAAAAAGGGCTCTGAATGCCTTCCAAGGTTTCCCCGTTTGCGAACCCCAACCTTCCCTTTGTCCTTGCCAGTTTGGAGGTTAATAACTTTACACCTGTAAGGTTCCTTGTCCTTTCTGTCTATCCCTGCATTGCAACTTTCGAAAGTCAATCTTGGAACTTTCGACTGCTCTGAATCCGATCAGATCCTCTACGGCTCATTCTGTGGGTCGTCCCGTTCACTTCCAGCCAACTGCGGTACCGCATTCGCATCCGGCGTCATTCCAGACAGCAACCCTCTCCTGCTACTGTCACTCACATTCCACAACCTTCCGGAagtcttttttctcttttttttcccgtcAAGAAGGATCCAAGTATATCATCTCTACTCCCTCGCTTTCTCGGGAAGTCCACCATGGACTATACGATGGAGGATACTCAGAACTCCGCACCTGAGGCGCTTGAGGCGTCCAAGCTGAACTCAGCACCCCAGCGGAATGACAGCCAAAGCGTAACTAAACGGTATTATACCTGCAAGACGAATAAAAGGGAAATCGATGCTGACTTCTATCCATCCGCATAGCCTCCAATCTGAACTGATGCAGCTTATGCTCTCGCCTTCTCCCGGTATCTCCGCATTTCCTGATGCTGATGGCAACCTCACTTCCTGGACTGCCACCATCAGCGGCCCCAACGAGACTCCTTATGAGGGCTTGACATTCAAGCTCTCGTTCGCCTTCCCTAACAATTACCCTTACTCTCCACCAACCGTCCTCTTCAAAACCCCCATTTACCACCCCAACGTGGACTTCTCTGGACGTATCTGTCTGGATATCTTGAAAGACAAGTGGAGTGCTGTGTACAATGTGCAAAGTGTTCTCCTGAGCTTGCAAAGCTTGCTCGGTGAACCAAACAAGTGAGACACTCCTACTCTTGTATGCGGCATGCATTTTTACTGACGATTGAATAGTGCCAGCCCCCTCAACGCCCAGGCAGCCGAGCTGTGGGACACGAACCAGGAAGAATACAAGCGTCATGTCCTTGCGAGACACCGCGAcgttgaggatattgagtaATCTGTAATGACTTTTGTCGGCTGCTGCCGTGATGTGGCGTTAAGGACAGACCGTGTTTCTTTTGGATGCATTGCATAGGGTCTGTGCGTCGTCGTTTCTTGGGGTGTCTCACTGGAGACTTTGCCACTCCTGCATTTTGGCTCGGGATACGGTTTGATGCATAAGGGATACAAATGGTTCTGGAGTTTATGCGTTGGGTTCAACTTCTGTTATGGGACTGCGGGTTTAACTCAAGTATAAGAGTGCTCGCGCCCGTGGAATAAatatgttcctttctttcttctgcaaAGTAATAACTGTTAACTATTTTTCCATAATGATTTCTTACCTCAAGTGTCTTGCGTACTAAAATGCTATGGATATTCGGCAGCTTAGCTGATGTAATCTTGTCACACCTAGCCTGCCGTGATCATTTATATCCCAAGTCAGCTAGGACGGTCATATCCATTCCAATCGATTTGAGGGTACTAGTTGGGTTCTTTGGCGTCCTCGTGACAGGTAGGTTAATTCTCATGAGGTGTTTTCATGGATCTCAGTGCCATGAGCTGCCCAGGCAATCTGTGTCCACGGACAACCCCCTGACAACCAGTAGAAGGACAGCCGCATGGATTTCTCACAGAGATGTCTAAAGTCTGACTATGAAAGACGAAGGGGTTTCTGCTACCAGAGATAAGGATAAGGTTACTGAAACAGCGAGAGAGAAGACAGGACACACCGACGCAAAGCGTGGATCAAGTTCGCTTATTGGAATACATTACAGCAATCGTACTGTAGCATGGTGTGCAGTTACCTGTAGACAGAGCAGTCACAAGGAAATCATGTGTGAATAATCAGAGAATGTCTGGGAATTAAGGAATTAACAAAATTGGCTGCAGTCAGAGGATCAAAATAATCATATAGTATTTACTGCTCGCAGAGCAATGAGCCGAAGACTCCCATTAGTCATTGCATCAAAAAAGAGTTGAGATCGTGAGCTCCTGGACTCATGTGGATACaagtatatacatacttcGGCTTCGaaacggacaaagaaaatcgcGAACATCGAAGAAAAACTGCAAAAAGAACACCCGCAATTAAATAGTACAGTTCAAATGGCACGATACATGTTCAAATCCAATGTCCCCGCATTGTTGTTAGGATTATGAGATGTATTGCTTTTCATTTGTGATTAGGAGACCCGCAATGGCCGCACTTGTCAGAGTACTGATGGCACCCGTGAGCATGGCACTGACGGCAACACGAGAAACATCACCAGCTCGGCTGGGGGCTAACTGGGCCAGCACACCGATTTGATTTCCGAGAGAACCGATGTTGGCGAAACCACACAGGGCATAAGTGGCGATCAGTCGGGAGCGGGGAGACAGGCTTTGGAACTCTTCTTTGTTCTGCAGGTAGTCGTACGCGATGAATTCATTCTGTTTGGAGTCTGTTAGCATGTCTGTTGTTCTCTTGAGTCAAAGCCAATGGGACTTACCATAACAAGCTTGGTTCCGATGAGTTTAGCGACCTTCAGGAGATCACCGTCGCGGGAGACACCAAGAAGGAAGGCAATCGGGTAGCAGATGTAGCCAACAATGAGTTCAATGGTCAAGTCCGGTTCGTAGATGTTCAGGTAGTGACCCCACCAGGTCAGCAGGCCGTTAACGAGACCTACGAGGGAGATAATACACAAAAGCGTAGTGGCAATCATGCCTGCAATCTTAATACCCATCCAAGCTCCGTTGGAGAATGCGTGGAGGGCGTTAGCTGCTTTGTGGCTATCGTCTTCGGGGACGACAATACGGCCAGCTGTCAGggtttcctcttcttcgggcCAACGCAGCTTAGATGCTGCCAGGGATGCCGGAATACTCATCACACATGAGGACACCAGCGCTTGGGGGTTCAAACCCATTCCAATGTAGGACACCAGGACTGATCCTGCAATAGTAGCGAATCCGGAGCACATGATTTGGTGGATTTCCGCCATCGTAAGATAGGGAACGAAAGGCTTGATGAGCATCGCTGACTCGCCTTGTCCGATAAAGGGAGATGCAGCTGCTACTACAGCCTCAGCTCCCGAGATACGCATagcccagaaaaagaatacGGCAAACTTGCCAATTGCCCACTGGAGAACGCCAGTGTAGTAGAGCAACTGCACGATAGACACGAAAAAGATGATAGCCGGGACAACACTAACGAGGAACCAGCTGCTGTGTTTATTGGCCCATCCAGTttccaccaagaagtccACACCTTGCTTGGAGAATTCCAAGAGTTCTCTGGCCAACGTGGAAATGAAGTTAAAGATATCATACCCAGCCTTGGTTCTTAGGACGAAGAGTGCAACGATAAATTGCACAAGCATTCCCACGATGACGGTATGCCAAATAATCTTCTTCCGATTTCTTGAGGTAAGCcacaaagcaaagaggaaaacaaCTAGTCCAAAGAGACTGACGGCCCGGTTTGCGCGGGTATTGTCTGCAGACTCCGGTGAGGCGAATGAGCCGACGATAATCACTGCAATCGTCAGGAGCGCGCCGCTGGGGATTCTCAGTTTTTCTGGAATCAGGCTGACGAATCGTGAAGCGGTCTGGTTCCATACCCAGTAGACCGGTCTCGTCACAATCGAAATAGGAACATAGAGAAAGATGAGGCGCAAAGTAATCGCGAGGTAGATCAAGAATGGGATCAACCAGCCCAGATCATaccggtggaggatgagaccGGCAATCCACCAGCTATAAGTGACATAATGAGCTTTTAAAAGATCACAGCTACCTCACTGGCAGGTGTCCCCGACAGCTCGAAGAAGGCACAACTCACCCGGTGAACAAAAGCCAGATGACGGCGTAGACAACATGCTTCAACCACGGGCGATAGCGGCGCCACGACCGAGAAGGGACGTTTTCACCTGCCTCCTCGTCTTTctcgtccttcttctggCCACAACTATTGAGAGAGTCCGACTCTGGTAGTTCTCTCTTCTCGGAGTGCACATCTTTCGTGTAagtgatatcttcctcaaTATCCCGTTGCGCATTGGGGACTGCGCCATGATGCTGTGGCGTAGCTTCCTCCATCGTAGGCATAGTGTCGTTGTCCACTGgtttcttctcatccaccatctccacGTAGCTTGTACTGTATCAAGTAGCACGTGGGCTAACCCCGTTGATCTGTTCAAGGCTGTGGCAAGGTCAAAATGTGATCACTGATCAATATTTCACTGACGGGGCAGGACCGGGGGGAAGATTAATAGGATTTTATTAAATGCATGGACCCAGATGTGAAATGATTGGGGAATGATAATGAGATAATAAAAATCTGTGTGAAACGAGTAATAAATTTCAGCTCAGGCCACGTCCACCTGAGATAAGGCCCGTTAAAGGAAAACTGACCGATGCAAGGCTGGGGACTTATCGGTTGACAAGCAGTAAGCGGGGATAATGTATGTTCTTAACCTTAAGACCTTGTCGCACGGCATGGTATGGTGTTCTCAACTATACAGGACGCTAGTGGCTAGTTTTCTACGGTTGTTCTGGATGCCTAGggaaattttcttcttcttcctttttccatACTCTCTTCCCGAGACCTTGTGTCGGAGCAGCGTGCCAaactactactagtagacCATCTACAACCGGTGGCTGGGGAGTGGATTCAACCAGtaatggaaaagaaaaagcgaaaatTTTCTTAGAAAAGAGCTAAGCTAAAACTCCACTTACCCAATCCCAAGTTACAGAAAGTGGCAAagatatcttttttttttttcttgtctggtGATAAGACTGTTGCAGCACTAAACGTCACTAGGGGTAAGATTACAAGCCTGAGGCCGTAGATTGGCGGAAGAGCAACCATGAGAGGCGAGAGTTTCTTAGTTTGCCAACACCTTGACAATAAATCTCCGCACCAAAGAAGTCGCTCGTGTGCCGCCTCTGCTGATTGGGTTAATGCCGTTCTTCCCCTTGAAATAAACTATGCAGGCAGAGACCAGATATTTTTTGGCCCTGGGTATCCCTTTCAAGATGATATGTGTGATTGATCGTTATAAGGTTAGGGTTTACCACTAATTCACCGAACCGTGGTTGTGGAGGTTTGAATACAGTTTCTATTTGAAAAGGATATCCACTTCGGagtgttgaagaaggcaccACAAGTGGGCATACCTCAGCTCTCAACCACTCTGGAGTACATGAATTAGCGCTATGGGCTCAAAGGGGTAAAGCACGCCGACACTAACCGCACTTTCGACTCAGGTGCCAAGCCCACCAAGTATAAACTAGATAACATCAATGGACTCCTTTTGTATCGGTGTACGCCGGAGGGTTGCCGAGCGTTGTTTTACCACTGTGCGACCAACAAACGAGGGCTTCTGATAGGGCTCGATAAGCTCTCGGAGTGCCAAGCCACCAataccttttcttgatttAGGGTGACATTGATTACTACATTATGagatgtatgtacggagATTGCCGGACTTTTGGTCTGGTCTTTGTACAGAATTAGATATGATAACGACGATCCGGGGTAATTCACCAATTGTGATATTTTCCATGGCCATCCACACTTCCAGGATATACTTTAGCAGCATCAAATTTGCCCCGTATTCATCGGGGCGGCTCGTTCATTGTCCACTTGCATATTGCATTGTTAGGTTACATCGGCGTCCTACCGTGAGGTGTTTGAGTCTTTTATTCGTTGCTCTGCAATATCCCTTCGACTGATCACATGTCTCGAGAGAATTATCGTCCGATCAAGTCTCGCAGACAATGAGATATTGCCctctgtacggagtaagtaaCTATTTAATCGCCAGGTGAAGTCGGCAGTTCGGATAAAGTTAGACTGTGCCGCAAACAAACATGGCCCACCATACCTCAAGCGGGGAACCCTGACCATGTCAATGTCATCGATCATCTGCCCCTGCCTTGACCTCCGTCATCACTTTTCTTCAACCGAGCTACACTTTCACCATGAGCTCAAATGATATCGACTGGGAATTAGAAGAAGGGATACCCCAGGTTGACGACCCTTTCATTCAACAGTACTTGAAGGGCCGTACCTCCCTCGTATTGgaggagcaaaagcagcGATATGGTCAGTTCCCCACAGGTAGCTAGACATTCGCCCGAATCTTATTACTCACCAAAGTTGTTATTATAGACACCAATCTTCGTAAGGCCTTGTCGCCAGTTGCTGCGAGGGCTTGCGAGATCGTTTCCAAGATACGCGCCCGCGATCTGACAAGTTTAGGGCTGAACGAGGGAAATCCCCGCCAATTAAACACCCCCTCTCAAACGAGTCGCATGTCTCACCTTAACAGGGGTGAGGTGCAGAAAACCGAACTATGGAGAATCTTACAGAAGATGCCGAAGGGGTCACTGTTACATGCGCATATGGAGACCATGTTCGATATCGACATTGTAATAGAGGAGGCCTTCAAAACACCGGGCATCCACATATACGCCCCTAAGCCTTTTACCACTCAACGGGATTATGAAGAAGGGATTTTCTACTTTCGATACTCACCGCCAGTACAGAACTCGGAGAACGAGCCAACGTTATGGGACCCCAGCTACGAACCATCTATTTTAATCAGCTTACAAAAGGCGGCGGCGTCGTTTCCCGACGGCGGAGAAGCTGGGTTTCGTGACTGGCTGAAGAAGCGATGTATCTTCGCTTCAGAGCATTCATATCATGAGCATGGGTCCGATGATATGTTGAATGCCTACAAGACTTTATCATCTGTTGTTAACTCTCTTTTAAGCTACGAACCAATCCTCCGCTCATGCCTTCGTTGGATGTTTTCACGACTTGCTGACGACGGCATAAGCTATGTGGAAATTAGAAATTCTTTTACATTCCCATACAGACGGGAAGGAAACTCTACTCCCGAAGAGGACTATTCTGCATGGTGTCAAGCCTTTCAGGAGGAACTTGAGCTTTTCAGAAGTacggaagaaggaaggacgCTATGTGGAGCACGCATCATCTGGACGGCCTCACGCACACTATCAAACAGGGAAATATCCGGTAGCATGATAAACTGTATCCTGGCGAAGCAGGACTTTCCAGAGGTGATCTGTGGGTTCGATGTGATAGGGCAAGGAGACGATGCCAGATCACTTGTCGACCTCGTTCCCATTCTGTTCTGGTTCCGAAAACAGTGCGCTGAAGAAGGGGTGGatatccctttccttttccatgtcGGAGAAAAGCTTTGTGAGGGCAAACAGACTGAACACGACTTATTTGATGCGATTCTACTTGGCACTAGGAGGCTAGGCCCTGGGGAGCCGCTTTATAAGCATCCATTACTCCTGGAGctgatcaaggaaaaaaagatcCTTGTCGAGGTCTGCCCTATTGTGAAGGGTATGACTAGCAGAACAGATTTCACACTGGATGATCCGCTTTCCGTTCTATTATCCCGGGGCGTCCCTATCTCTCTAAGCAGCTACTTTCCAGACCTTTCCGAGCGTGGATTGAATAGCTTAACGTTTGAGTTTTGGCAGGCACTTCAGGGCCCCGATAACCTTGAGCTTCCGGGCCTTGCAATGATGGTGGAGAATTCAATCCGGTGGAGCTGCTATGAAGACCAGTCAACAGTCGAATGGCTCTCAGATATCCGAGAGGGAATACTGGGTGAAGGCATAAAGGCCACCCGTTTACGGGACTGGTATGCTTGCTTCGAGAAATTTTGCGAGTGGGTAGCACTGGAATTCGCTGAAGTGGATATATCTTAGTCTTTAAGCTTTAGTTGTTAAGGGGCGAATTATTGAATAAATAGCTAATGTATAATACCACTGAGGTCTTGTGTCTCTAAACACCATCAGGACTCGTCAGGACCCTGCTCAGAGGTCCATATACTAGGGCTTTGGAATACAATACCCACAGTGGAGCTTGAATGCAGATGACTGACTCAGGAATATACCGTGATCGTCCGGTCACGTGGGACGCAAGGaatgttgatgatgcgaTGAGTCGTTCGCAGAGATAATAACGGTCATACCCGTATGCTCCGTAAATGATCTACCGGAATGTAATTATAGTAATTTATTCCTGGACTAGTAGTATTCTTAGCCTCAGCAATATTCAGCGTTACCACTGGATGCTCTATCTCTGGCGATCACTTTGAAAGGTACAGATTTAACAGTAGAGAAACAGTCATGGTCTAGGTATATCCAGATCTTCATGCTTGTTGCTCGTGTTGTAACTAGTCTGTACCCTGGTGGAAACCATGCGCCCGTGACAACGTGGGTgatatgaagaagatccatcaCGCGTAGACTACCCTAAACCGGCAGCTCCCTCGTTGGGTTGCCACGGTTCACTTGGTTGATGAGTTCTAAGATGAGCGCGTATTTATTTGGTGGTCCGTGTAGTTTTCAAACAACTGAACAGCTCAATACCACCCACTACCGACATTTGACGTATGTATGAGTTGTCACGACGTGATTTTCTTTCGGTTACTCCAATAATGATGAGCTCCGCCTGACTTGCGGTGGTTGATCCGACCGTCGCTATCTGCTTGTTATTACTGATAAATACAGTAACTAAGCTAACACTAGCGCTGGTTTCCCCGAACGTCATTCTAATCGATCCATACCCAACTACCGCATCTGTTTGTCCCCTTGGGGGAAGTATCAAGCCTTAGCCTTACAACACATCCGCTCAGCGTTCTCTTTTTCATATTATGATACCCACCCGATGACACCTGCGGTCTTTAAATGAGCCCCGGTcggctcctcctcccaccaaAATGGCCTACTTCCTGCCCTCGTTCTTTCAGAAGCGGTTGCTCAGATATGCCTTGTCTCGCCTGGAGCTTGTCGATACGGAAGCACTAGATCTCGATAGCCTAGGCATCCGCTGGGGACAACGTAGTACCGTTGAACTACGGGACATAGGTTTGAGACTCGAGGTGAGTGAACCATGCTGATCCCTGGTCAGTGCCGGGCCGAGCGTCTCGgtgcttctgcttcggtGCGCTGATATGTATACGTCTTGGGATAGAAATTAGCCACACTCCTTCACCTCCCTCCGTCAAGCGAGCTGCTCAGTGCTCGTGTTCAGTTCCTAAAGCTCACGGTTCCTGCCGATATTTACAGCAGCGGTATAATATGTGAAGCTAGCGGAATCGATGTGCATTTAAGGCTACCGTTGGAGGAGACTCGTCGTGCTGAAACGCATGATGCAACAACGGACCAAAAGACATCAGGGCGAGTTGACCCGGGCTCTGGGGACGAACCAATACTCCCCAACCCGACCGATCTCGCTGAGTCGTTCCTTCAGGCCGAgccgaaagaagaaaaggaagaacttCAGGCTGCAATCTCCTCGCAGTCCCAGGTCCTGCAGCATACATCGACCTCTTCGAgcgatgacgaagaggagctcGGTCTCGGAAACGAAACCGTATCGTTGCCCAGTTTTGTCGCTGCATTCCTAAAAGGGGTGGTGGATCGACTCCAGGTCCAAGTCGACGACATCTCTATACGCGTGGATGTGGAGACCAAGCAAGAGGGCTCGTCAAAAAGGCATCCGGAGGAAAAACCGGACCTAATAACAGGACTATTAAGTGTGCGCCAGGTCAGCATGGGTGCTGTGTCCACTCATTCCGAATCAGGTGAAGCCTCATCGTCCGAGAGAAGACGATTAGTTTCCCTATCCGATATCAATCTTGCTTTGATATCTGAGCCTGTCGTTTTCTCCAACTATTCTCGCTTCGCTGCTCCTGCCTCACCGTCTACTCCAGTACAGCCAAAGTCGAGCCGGCCTCCAAGTAGGGCCCAGTCGCCTTCTCCGGAGACCTCGTCAGAATCGAGTTTAGCTTTAGCTATGACAAGGTCGACCATTTTCGAGCCACCGCAGGACCTCACTAGACaagagttggaagaacaGCATACACCAAGATTAGAAGGATCTGTTTACACGTATGACGGCCGTTTTTCTGATGCTGATACGGAGGACGGGAAAAGGAGTTATGGTTCTCTTGAGGATTCCCGGCAgtttgaagacgatgaaaaGCTGCTGGACAACCCAGCTTACCTTGATTCAGTTATCGATTATCAAttccaggatgatgatcctgAGCGCCTAGATGATATGCAAACTAGGGTCGATGGGCTTTTCCGGAGGAGCAGGGATACCCCTCGTTCACAAAGTCCAGAGCATACAGCCGAACTAACTGACCAAAACAGTCATCCTGAGGGTGCCCTGATCCCCCTCAATGACCGACATGAATTGGAAGTTGCAAGACTACCGAGCCATCAGCATTTTCTAGAAGCTCCTGAGGCTATAACCGAACCCGGGTCGTCTGGATTAACCCCAGAAAAGGACTTCCGTCCTGGATATAAGCAACAATTGCCTCTTGTCTGTGCGCCCAGTTCCGAGCCCGACAGTTCAGGCTCCGCTTCTGAATCTTTTAAGGAGAGTGAATTATCGGAGTCCAGGCTGTTTTCTAACGAGGAAGCGCAAAGCATGTATATGAGCGCGATAAGCCAAGGCTCGACGTCACACAGTTTCATGCCTAATATACCTGGTGCTTGGGACTCGCCGGAGTCTACTTATGTGAGGGATACAGGCTTCCATGAAACGCCTACAGCAATGGAGCAGGACGCCTATAGC encodes:
- a CDS encoding putative ubiquitin conjugating enzyme (UbcK) (ubiquitin-protein ligase), which codes for MLTSIHPHSLQSELMQLMLSPSPGISAFPDADGNLTSWTATISGPNETPYEGLTFKLSFAFPNNYPYSPPTVLFKTPIYHPNVDFSGRICLDILKDKWSAVYNVQSVLLSLQSLLGEPNNASPLNAQAAELWDTNQEEYKRHVLARHRDVEDIE
- a CDS encoding NupC/NupG family nucleoside CNT transporter (concentrative Na+-nucleoside cotransporter CNT1/CNT2), whose protein sequence is MVDEKKPVDNDTMPTMEEATPQHHGAVPNAQRDIEEDITYTKDVHSEKRELPESDSLNSCGQKKDEKDEEAGENVPSRSWRRYRPWLKHVVYAVIWLLFTGWWIAGLILHRYDLGWLIPFLIYLAITLRLIFLYVPISIVTRPVYWVWNQTASRFVSLIPEKLRIPSGALLTIAVIIVGSFASPESADNTRANRAVSLFGLVVFLFALWLTSRNRKKIIWHTVIVGMLVQFIVALFVLRTKAGYDIFNFISTLARELLEFSKQGVDFLVETGWANKHSSWFLVSVVPAIIFFVSIVQLLYYTGVLQWAIGKFAVFFFWAMRISGAEAVVAAASPFIGQGESAMLIKPFVPYLTMAEIHQIMCSGFATIAGSVLVSYIGMGLNPQALVSSCVMSIPASLAASKLRWPEEEETLTAGRIVVPEDDSHKAANALHAFSNGAWMGIKIAGMIATTLLCIISLVGLVNGLLTWWGHYLNIYEPDLTIELIVGYICYPIAFLLGVSRDGDLLKVAKLIGTKLVMNEFIAYDYLQNKEEFQSLSPRSRLIATYALCGFANIGSLGNQIGVLAQLAPSRAGDVSRVAVSAMLTGAISTLTSAAIAGLLITNEKQYIS
- a CDS encoding putative CECR1 family adenosine deaminase (adenine deaminase/adenosine deaminase), producing the protein MSSNDIDWELEEGIPQVDDPFIQQYLKGRTSLVLEEQKQRYDTNLRKALSPVAARACEIVSKIRARDLTSLGLNEGNPRQLNTPSQTSRMSHLNRGEVQKTELWRILQKMPKGSLLHAHMETMFDIDIVIEEAFKTPGIHIYAPKPFTTQRDYEEGIFYFRYSPPVQNSENEPTLWDPSYEPSILISLQKAAASFPDGGEAGFRDWLKKRCIFASEHSYHEHGSDDMLNAYKTLSSVVNSLLSYEPILRSCLRWMFSRLADDGISYVEIRNSFTFPYRREGNSTPEEDYSAWCQAFQEELELFRSTEEGRTLCGARIIWTASRTLSNREISGSMINCILAKQDFPEVICGFDVIGQGDDARSLVDLVPILFWFRKQCAEEGVDIPFLFHVGEKLCEGKQTEHDLFDAILLGTRRLGPGEPLYKHPLLLELIKEKKILVEVCPIVKGMTSRTDFTLDDPLSVLLSRGVPISLSSYFPDLSERGLNSLTFEFWQALQGPDNLELPGLAMMVENSIRWSCYEDQSTVEWLSDIREGILGEGIKATRLRDWYACFEKFCEWVALEFAEVDIS